Proteins from a genomic interval of Pseudomonas anuradhapurensis:
- a CDS encoding HU family DNA-binding protein — MALTKDQLIADIAESIAAPKATAKNALEQLGQIVADQLENGAEITLPGIGKLKVTERPARTGRNPSTGAAIEIAAKKVVKFVPAKVLTDAINK; from the coding sequence ATGGCATTGACCAAAGACCAACTGATTGCCGACATCGCCGAATCGATCGCCGCGCCAAAAGCCACCGCCAAGAACGCTCTGGAGCAACTGGGCCAGATCGTTGCCGACCAGCTGGAAAACGGCGCTGAAATCACTCTGCCAGGCATCGGCAAGCTGAAAGTCACCGAGCGTCCTGCCCGTACCGGCCGCAACCCGTCGACTGGCGCTGCCATCGAAATCGCTGCCAAGAAAGTCGTCAAGTTCGTTCCAGCCAAAGTGCTGACCGACGCCATCAACAAGTAA
- the rlmF gene encoding 23S rRNA (adenine(1618)-N(6))-methyltransferase RlmF, protein MTPNKPTLHPRNRHQGRYDFPSLIKALPELARFTITNPYGKPSIDFANPEAVRVFNRALLKAQYGIQHWDIPADYLCPPIPGRADYLHVAADLLADDNAGEIPKGAQVRVLDIGVGANCIYPLLGHSDYRWRFLGSDIDPVALASAKAIVQANRLDKAITLRHQANRAHILSGLLQEDERFDLTLCNPPFHASRDEATRGSQRKWKNLGKQDPKRKLPVLNFGGQNNELWCEGGEIRFVTQLVGESVQYAERVLWFTSLVSKASNLPGIEAALKKAGAKAVRVAEMGQGQKQSRMVAWSFLDEAARQAWHARRRQQA, encoded by the coding sequence ATGACCCCGAACAAACCCACCCTGCACCCGCGCAACCGCCACCAGGGCCGCTACGACTTCCCCAGCCTGATCAAGGCCCTCCCCGAGCTGGCGCGCTTCACCATCACCAACCCTTACGGCAAGCCCAGCATCGACTTCGCCAACCCCGAAGCCGTACGGGTATTCAACCGCGCCCTGCTCAAGGCCCAATACGGCATCCAGCACTGGGACATCCCGGCCGACTACCTGTGCCCGCCGATCCCCGGCCGCGCCGACTACCTCCACGTGGCCGCCGACCTGTTGGCCGACGACAATGCCGGCGAGATCCCCAAGGGCGCGCAGGTTCGCGTACTGGACATCGGCGTCGGCGCCAACTGCATCTATCCGCTGCTCGGCCACAGCGACTACCGCTGGCGCTTCCTCGGTTCGGACATCGACCCGGTGGCCCTGGCCTCGGCCAAGGCCATCGTCCAGGCCAACCGCCTGGACAAGGCCATCACCCTGCGCCACCAGGCCAACCGTGCCCACATCCTCAGCGGCTTGCTGCAGGAGGACGAACGCTTTGACCTGACCCTGTGCAACCCGCCCTTCCACGCTTCGCGCGACGAAGCCACGCGCGGCAGCCAGCGCAAGTGGAAGAACCTCGGCAAGCAGGACCCCAAGCGCAAGTTGCCGGTGCTGAACTTTGGTGGCCAGAACAATGAACTGTGGTGCGAAGGTGGCGAGATCCGCTTTGTCACCCAGCTGGTTGGCGAAAGCGTGCAGTACGCAGAACGGGTGCTGTGGTTCACCAGCCTGGTGTCCAAGGCCAGCAACCTGCCAGGGATCGAGGCCGCGCTGAAGAAGGCCGGCGCCAAGGCCGTGCGCGTTGCCGAAATGGGCCAGGGGCAGAAACAGAGCCGCATGGTCGCCTGGAGCTTCCTCGACGAGGCGGCACGCCAGGCCTGGCACGCCCGGCGTAGACAACAGGCATGA
- a CDS encoding valine--tRNA ligase, whose protein sequence is MDKTYQPHAIETSWYNTWESENYFAPQGAGESYTIMIPPPNVTGSLHMGHGFNNAIMDALIRFRRMQGRDTLWQPGTDHAGIATQMLVERQLEAKGQNRHDLGREKFLEKVWEWKDQSGGNISRQIRRLGSSVDWSRERFTMDDGLSEAVKEAFVRLHEDGLIYRGKRLVNWDTKLHTAISDLEVENHDEKGHLWNLRYPLADGAKTAEGKDYLVVATTRPETLLGDAAVAVNPNDERYQALIGKFVELPLVGRRIPIIADDYCDPEFGTGCVKITPAHDFNDYEVGKRHNLPLLNIFDKNAFVLASAQAFNLDGSVNEQVDTRLPAQYANLDRFVARKQIVADLDAQGLLVSIDDHALKVPKGDRSGTVIEPWLTDQWYVSTKPLAEPAIAAVEDGRIQFVPKQYENMYFSWMRDIQDWCISRQLWWGHRIPAWYDEAGQVYVGRNEAEVRAKHNLGADVALRQDDDVLDTWFSSGLWTFSTLGWPEQTEFLKKFHSTDVLVTGFDIIFFWVARMIMLTMHLIKNEDGTPQVPFKTVYVHGLVRDGQGQKMSKSKGNVLDPLDIVDGITLDALLEKRTSGMMQPKLAEKIAKQTKAEFPEGIASYGTDALRFTFCSLASTGRDIKFDMGRVEGYRNFCNKIWNAARYVLDKGEDCGQNGEAVELSLADRWIISQLQRTEAEVTRQLEQFRFDLASQALYEFIWNQYCDWYLELSKPVLWDENAPVERARGTRRTLVRVLEVALRLAHPFMPFITEEIWQRIAPLAGISGKTIMLQPWPVANESRIDPAAEGDIEWLKELMVGLRNIRAEMNIGPGKPLPLFLKNANADDQRRLQENEALLKKLAKVESFTVLSDADEAPLSATALVGDLQVLVPMAGLIDKDAELARLNKEIQRLQGEVARVGGKLSNAAFVDKAPPAVIEKERAKLAESEQALANFTEQHARIAAL, encoded by the coding sequence ATGGATAAGACCTACCAGCCGCACGCCATCGAAACTTCCTGGTACAACACCTGGGAGTCCGAGAATTATTTCGCCCCACAAGGTGCAGGCGAGTCCTACACCATCATGATCCCGCCGCCGAACGTGACCGGCAGCCTGCACATGGGCCACGGCTTCAACAACGCGATCATGGATGCCCTGATCCGTTTCCGCCGCATGCAAGGCCGCGACACCCTGTGGCAGCCTGGCACCGACCACGCCGGTATCGCCACCCAGATGCTGGTCGAGCGCCAGCTCGAGGCCAAGGGCCAGAACCGCCATGACCTGGGCCGCGAAAAGTTCCTGGAAAAGGTCTGGGAATGGAAGGACCAGTCCGGCGGCAACATCAGCCGCCAGATCCGCCGCCTGGGCTCGTCGGTAGACTGGAGCCGCGAGCGCTTCACCATGGACGACGGCCTGTCCGAAGCGGTCAAGGAAGCCTTCGTGCGCCTGCACGAGGACGGCCTGATCTACCGCGGCAAGCGCCTGGTCAACTGGGACACCAAGCTGCACACGGCCATCTCCGACCTCGAAGTGGAAAACCACGACGAGAAGGGCCACCTGTGGAACCTGCGCTACCCGCTGGCCGATGGCGCCAAGACCGCCGAAGGCAAGGATTACCTGGTCGTCGCCACCACCCGTCCGGAAACCCTGCTGGGTGACGCCGCGGTAGCGGTCAACCCGAACGACGAGCGCTACCAGGCGCTGATCGGCAAGTTCGTCGAACTGCCACTGGTCGGCCGTCGCATCCCGATCATCGCCGACGACTATTGCGATCCCGAGTTCGGTACCGGTTGCGTGAAAATCACCCCGGCCCACGATTTCAACGACTACGAAGTCGGCAAGCGCCACAACCTGCCGCTGCTGAACATCTTCGACAAGAACGCCTTCGTGCTGGCCAGCGCCCAGGCCTTCAACCTCGACGGCAGCGTCAACGAGCAGGTCGACACCCGCCTGCCCGCCCAGTACGCCAACCTCGACCGCTTCGTCGCGCGCAAGCAGATCGTCGCCGACCTGGACGCCCAGGGCCTGCTGGTGAGCATCGACGACCACGCCCTGAAGGTGCCGAAAGGCGACCGTTCGGGCACCGTCATCGAGCCATGGCTGACCGACCAGTGGTACGTCTCCACCAAGCCGTTGGCAGAACCTGCCATCGCTGCCGTGGAAGACGGCCGCATCCAGTTCGTGCCCAAGCAGTACGAGAACATGTATTTCTCCTGGATGCGCGACATCCAGGACTGGTGCATCAGCCGCCAGCTGTGGTGGGGCCACCGTATCCCGGCGTGGTACGACGAGGCCGGCCAGGTCTATGTCGGCCGCAACGAGGCAGAAGTGCGCGCCAAGCACAACCTGGGCGCCGACGTTGCCCTGCGCCAGGACGACGACGTGCTCGACACCTGGTTCAGTTCCGGGCTGTGGACCTTCTCCACCCTGGGCTGGCCGGAGCAGACCGAATTCCTCAAGAAGTTCCACTCCACCGATGTGCTGGTGACCGGCTTCGACATCATCTTCTTCTGGGTTGCGCGCATGATCATGCTGACCATGCACCTGATCAAGAACGAAGACGGCACCCCGCAGGTACCGTTCAAGACCGTGTACGTGCACGGCCTGGTGCGGGACGGCCAGGGCCAGAAGATGTCCAAGTCCAAAGGTAACGTGCTGGACCCGCTGGATATCGTCGACGGCATCACCCTCGACGCCCTGCTGGAAAAACGCACCAGCGGCATGATGCAGCCGAAGCTGGCCGAGAAGATCGCCAAGCAGACCAAGGCCGAGTTCCCTGAAGGTATTGCCAGCTACGGCACCGATGCCCTGCGCTTCACCTTCTGCTCGCTGGCCTCCACCGGCCGCGACATCAAGTTCGACATGGGCCGCGTCGAAGGCTACCGCAACTTCTGCAACAAGATCTGGAACGCCGCCCGCTACGTGCTGGACAAGGGCGAGGACTGCGGCCAGAACGGTGAGGCCGTCGAACTGTCGCTGGCCGACCGCTGGATCATCTCGCAGCTGCAGCGCACCGAAGCCGAAGTGACCCGCCAGCTGGAGCAGTTCCGCTTCGACCTGGCCAGCCAGGCACTGTACGAGTTCATCTGGAACCAGTACTGCGACTGGTACCTGGAACTGTCCAAGCCGGTATTGTGGGACGAAAACGCACCGGTCGAGCGCGCCCGTGGCACCCGCCGTACCCTGGTGCGCGTGCTGGAAGTGGCACTGCGCCTTGCGCATCCGTTCATGCCGTTCATCACCGAGGAAATCTGGCAGCGCATCGCGCCGCTGGCCGGCATCAGCGGCAAGACCATCATGCTGCAGCCATGGCCGGTGGCCAATGAAAGCCGCATCGACCCGGCCGCCGAAGGCGACATCGAATGGCTCAAGGAGCTGATGGTCGGCCTGCGCAACATCCGCGCCGAGATGAACATCGGCCCGGGCAAGCCGCTGCCGCTGTTCCTGAAGAACGCCAACGCCGACGACCAGCGTCGCCTGCAGGAAAACGAAGCCCTGCTGAAGAAGCTGGCCAAGGTCGAGTCGTTCACCGTGCTGAGCGATGCCGACGAAGCACCGCTGTCGGCCACCGCCCTGGTCGGTGACCTGCAGGTGCTGGTGCCGATGGCCGGCCTGATCGACAAGGATGCCGAGCTGGCGCGCCTGAACAAGGAAATCCAGCGCCTGCAAGGTGAAGTGGCACGCGTGGGCGGCAAGCTGTCCAACGCTGCCTTCGTCGACAAGGCTCCGCCTGCGGTGATCGAGAAGGAACGCGCCAAGCTGGCCGAGTCCGAACAGGCCCTGGCCAACTTCACCGAGCAGCACGCGCGGATTGCGGCGCTTTAA
- a CDS encoding DNA polymerase III subunit chi, translating into MDKPSPLPDSAHLLDDLESIRQLLGDADLQPPLLTETVEQIPLLLEEAPGNPAPAAEPVEPEDDPQTRRQDTLLHLESELRAAAQMITQDVINDFTPHIENEIKRRLDARIERLIKRSE; encoded by the coding sequence ATGGACAAACCCTCCCCGCTACCCGATTCCGCCCATCTGCTCGATGACCTCGAGTCGATCCGCCAGTTGCTTGGCGATGCCGACCTGCAACCGCCACTGCTGACCGAGACAGTGGAGCAGATCCCACTGCTGCTGGAAGAAGCGCCCGGCAACCCCGCGCCTGCGGCCGAACCGGTCGAGCCCGAAGACGATCCGCAGACCCGCCGCCAGGATACCCTGCTGCACCTGGAAAGCGAGCTGCGTGCCGCGGCGCAGATGATCACGCAGGACGTGATCAACGACTTTACCCCGCATATCGAGAACGAGATCAAACGCCGGCTGGATGCGCGGATCGAGCGGTTGATCAAGCGTTCCGAGTAA